From Methylocystis sp. ATCC 49242, one genomic window encodes:
- a CDS encoding S-methyl-5'-thioadenosine phosphorylase, translated as MTKAVVGIIGGSGVYDLPGVKNPRRERVATPWGEPSDELVFGEVGGTSAVFLPRHGRGHRLSPSGINYRANIDALKRVGVTDIISVSACGSFKSQFFPGLFVLVDQFVDRTFARESSFFGNGCVAHVSMAHPIAPKLSERIARAARDEGIEIAIGGTYVCMEGPQFSSYAESLHYKAAGFDLIGMTAMPEAKLAREAEISYATIAMVTDFDCWHPEHDNVDVSSVIEIVRRNSAAATKLIARVLADFPAEHEPCPVGSDRALDNAILTPPEARDPEVMKKLDAVMARLIGAGQ; from the coding sequence ATGACCAAAGCTGTGGTTGGAATTATCGGCGGTTCAGGCGTTTATGATTTGCCCGGCGTGAAGAATCCGCGGCGCGAAAGGGTTGCGACCCCCTGGGGCGAGCCCTCCGATGAACTTGTTTTCGGCGAGGTCGGCGGCACGAGCGCGGTCTTTTTGCCGCGCCACGGGCGCGGTCATCGGCTCTCACCTTCGGGCATAAATTACCGCGCGAACATCGACGCGCTGAAGCGCGTCGGCGTCACGGACATCATTTCGGTTTCGGCCTGCGGCTCCTTCAAATCGCAATTCTTTCCTGGTCTCTTCGTCCTCGTCGATCAATTCGTGGATCGCACTTTCGCACGTGAATCCTCGTTTTTCGGCAATGGCTGCGTCGCGCATGTGTCGATGGCGCATCCGATCGCGCCGAAACTCTCCGAGCGCATCGCGAGGGCGGCGCGGGACGAGGGAATCGAGATCGCGATCGGCGGAACCTATGTGTGCATGGAGGGGCCGCAATTCTCCTCCTATGCCGAATCGCTCCACTACAAGGCCGCCGGTTTCGATCTCATCGGCATGACCGCGATGCCGGAGGCGAAGCTCGCACGCGAGGCGGAGATTTCTTACGCGACCATCGCCATGGTGACGGACTTCGATTGCTGGCACCCCGAGCACGACAATGTCGATGTTTCCTCGGTGATCGAAATCGTGCGCAGGAACTCCGCCGCCGCCACGAAACTGATCGCCCGCGTGCTGGCGGATTTCCCGGCCGAGCACGAACCCTGCCCCGTCGGCTCGGACCGCGCGCTCGACAACGCCATACTGACGCCGCCCGAGGCGCGCGATCCGGAAGTGATGAAGAAGCTCGACGCGGTGATGGCGCGACTCATTGGCGCAGGTCAGTAA
- a CDS encoding adenine phosphoribosyltransferase produces MPLASSIRTIPDYPKKGILFRDITTLLGDARAFRRAVDELVQPWAGTKIDKVAGMEARGFILGGAVAHQLSAGFIPIRKKGKLPHKTVSMSYALEYGTDEMEMHVDAVSAGERVILVDDLIATGGTAEGAIRLLQKMGAEVVAACFVIDLPDLGGAKKIEALGVPVRSLVAFEGH; encoded by the coding sequence ATGCCCCTCGCATCCTCCATCCGCACCATTCCGGACTATCCGAAAAAGGGCATTCTCTTTCGCGACATCACGACGCTTCTCGGCGACGCCAGGGCGTTCCGCAGGGCGGTGGACGAGCTCGTGCAGCCCTGGGCCGGCACGAAGATCGACAAGGTGGCGGGAATGGAGGCGCGCGGCTTCATTCTCGGCGGCGCGGTGGCGCATCAGCTCTCGGCCGGCTTCATCCCCATTCGCAAAAAAGGCAAATTGCCTCACAAGACTGTCTCGATGTCCTATGCGCTCGAATACGGAACCGACGAGATGGAGATGCATGTCGACGCCGTGTCGGCGGGGGAGCGGGTGATTCTCGTCGACGACCTGATCGCGACCGGCGGCACGGCCGAGGGGGCGATCCGGCTTCTGCAGAAGATGGGCGCAGAGGTCGTCGCCGCCTGTTTCGTCATCGACCTTCCCGATCTCGGCGGCGCGAAAAAGATCGAGGCGCTCGGCGTGCCCGTGCGCAGTCTCGTCGCCTTCGAGGGTCATTGA